The following proteins are co-located in the Natator depressus isolate rNatDep1 chromosome 4, rNatDep2.hap1, whole genome shotgun sequence genome:
- the CHIC2 gene encoding cysteine-rich hydrophobic domain-containing protein 2: protein MADFDEIYEEEEDEERALEEQLLKYSPDPVVVRGSGHVTVFGLSNKFEAEFPSSLTGKVAPEEFKASISRVNSCLKKNLPVNVRWLLCGCLCCCCTLGCSMWPVICLSKRTRRSIEKLLEWENNRLYHKLCLHWRLSKRKCETNNMMEYVILIEFLPKTPIFRPD, encoded by the exons ATGGCGGATTTCGACGAGATCTacgaggaggaggaagacgagGAGCGGGCGCTGGAGGAGCAGCTGCTGAAATACTCGCCCGACCCGGTGGTGGTGCGCGGCTCTGGCCATGTCACCGT atttgGACTGAGCAACAAATTTGAAGCAGAATTCCCTTCTTCATTAACTGGAAAG GTTGCACCTGAGGAATTTAAAGCCAGCATCAGCAGAGTTAACAGTTGTCTTAAGAAGAACCTTCCAGTTAATGTTAGATGGCTACTTTGTGGATGCCTTTGTTGCTGCTGTACATTAGGTTGTAGTATGTGGCCAGTTATTTGCCTCAGTAAAAGA ACACGAAGATCGATTGAGAAGTTATTAGAATGGGAAAACAATAGGTTATACCACAAG CTGTGCTTGCATTGGAGACTGAGCAAAAGGAAATGTGAAACGAATAACATGATGGAATAT GTCATTCTGATAGAATTTTTACCAAAGACACCGATTTTTCGACCAGACTAG